One segment of Kogia breviceps isolate mKogBre1 chromosome 14, mKogBre1 haplotype 1, whole genome shotgun sequence DNA contains the following:
- the SRRM2 gene encoding serine/arginine repetitive matrix protein 2 isoform X7 — protein sequence MAPKHDLKPEFQEGAVVPHPGHGAMYNGIGLPTPRGSGTNGYVQRNLSLVRGRRGERPDYKGEEELRRLEAALVKRPNPDILDHERKRRVELRCLELEEMMEEQGYEEQQIQEKVATFRLMLLEKDVNPGGKEETPGQRPAVTETHQLAELNEKKNERLRAAFGISDSYVDGSSFDPQRRAREAKQPVPEPPKPYSLVRESSSSRSPTPKQKKKKKKKDRGRRSESSSPRRERKKSSKKKKHRSESESKKRKHRSPTPKSKRKSKDKKRKRSRSTTPAPKSRRVHRSTSADSASSSDTSRSRRCTDHSEDTVPAL from the exons ATGGCTCCGAAGCATGACCTGAAGCCTGAATTCCAGGAGG GAGCGGTGGTGCCCCACCCCGGGCACGGGGCCATGTACAACGGGATCGGGCTGCCGACGCCCCGGGGCAGCGGCACCAACGGCTACGTCCAGCGCAACCTGTCCCTGGTGCGGGGCCGCCGGGGTGAGCGGCCTGACTACAAGGGAGAGGAGGAACTGCGGCGCCTGGAGGCTGCCCTGGTGAAGCGGCCTAATCCTGACATCCTGGACCACGAGCGCAAGCGGCGCGTGGAGCTGCGATGCCTCGAGCTGGAGGAGATGATGGAAGAGCAGGG GTACGAGGAACAGCAAATTCAGGAAAAAGTGGCGACCTTTCGACTCATGTTGCTGGAGAAGGATGTGAACCCTGGGGGCAAGGAGGAGACCCcagggcagaggccagc GGTAACTGAGACTCACCAGTTGGCAGAATTGAATGAGAAGAAGAACGAGCGACTCCGAGCTGCCTTTGGCATCAGTGATTCCTATGTGGATGGCAGCTCTTTTGATCCTCAGCGTCGTGCTCGAGAAGCTAAACAACCAGTTCCTGAGCCACCCAAACCTTACAG CCTTGTCCGGGAGTCTAGCAGTTCTCGCTCACCAACCccaaagcaaaagaagaagaaaaagaagaaagatagagGACG CAGGTCAGAGAGCAGCTCTCCTCGACgagagaggaagaagagctcTAAGAAGAAGAAGCACAG GTCAGAATCTGAATCCAAGAAAAGGAAGCATAG GTCTCCTACTCCAAAGAGCAAACGTAAATCTAAGGACAAGAAGCGGAAGCG GTCTCGAAGTACAACACCAGCCCCCAAGAGCCGACGGGTGCACCGTTCAACTTCCGCAGACTCTGCTTCCTCTTCAGATACTTCCCGCAGTCG GCGCTGCACAGACCATTCGGAAGACACGGTCCCTGCCCTCTAG